ACGCTCCCAAGCACGGTCAAGGTATAGGTACCTGCCTGGGTTCCGGTTTGTGGCGACACCGTGACCATGGCTGTTTCACCTGGCCTGAGCACTGATGCCGAAAGGGTAACTGAGAGTTGAGACACCGGAGGATTCACACTGGTGCTGACGGTCACCGGCTCGGAAAATGGACCAAACCCCTGAACCGAAAGATTGAACCGGGTCGTCATCCCGACTTCGACGGTTTGGGACGGTGGCCCAGCCGTGATTGAGAAATCGGCGACCTGGATCGTCGCTGGAATTTGGATGCTTTCCCCAGCCGCCGTGCCAATAATTGAAATCAAATAGCTCCCGACTGGGGTATCTGAAGGCAGATTGACGGTGAGGGTCGAACTGGTTCCTGGAGACAGACTGGCGGGTGAAAATTGGGTTGAAATGTTTGTCCCTGACGGAGTCACCACTCCTTCGAGCGTCACTGGTTGACTTGAGCTTCCGGTTGCCTCAACCATCACGGAAAATTGAACGGAATGACCTGGGAAGCCGGATTGGGATGCGGGCGATACACCCAGCGTAAAACTTTGACCTGGATCACCCAGGGCCGCAAGCTGGTACTCTCCAGTTCGACCTGAAGTCGTCGAATTGGCCAGAATCTGATACTTTCCACCAGCAGTGAGAGTCATTGTAATGCGTGAATTCCGGTTTCCACCACCGATATCATTATTCGACGCAATCAGTTGGCCTTCACGAGCGAGAAATAAAAATGGATCAAAAGCGGTTGCGTTGAGTTGAAGATCCACACGTTGACCGGCTCGACCTTGAAACGTGTAGACATCAACATAACTTCCATCATTGAGCGCACAATCCCCAGCACTCAATGCTCCGGTCACATTTTGTGGAATCCTCACCTGTTGGCCTGAACAGGAGGTTAGTCTCACCGAATATGGGCCTGTCCGTCCTGACGCAAATGAATTGGCAAACAAGACATAGCCTCCAGTTTGGGGCAACAGGAAGGTGGCACGGGCATTCGTTCCATCACCGCTGTCATCATCACAGGTCACGGGAAGACCAGTTGACGTCGTCAGAATCAAGAGCGGATCAAAAACGGTTGAATTCAGTTCGATGGTCACCAGTTGTCCGCCTTCACCGTCAAATGAGAACAGATCCGCATAACTGCCATCACTGAGTCGGCAGTCACTGCTGTCGAGGAGACCGGTTTTTGTTTCTGAAAAGGTGATGGGGGTTGATGATTGACCACACTGGGAAGGAGAAACCGGCTGGTCCCCAGCCAACGTGAGAGTATAGCTCCCAGTCCGGTTGGCGGCATATGAATTGGCAAAAATGAAGTATCCTCGCGTGGCCGACAATCTTCGGGTAATTCGGGAATTGCTCCCGAAACTGTCATCGTTGGTGGCCAGGACCGTCCCGCTATCGGTTGCCAGAATTAAATAGGTGTCAAAGATGGATGATGAAAGTTGAATATCAACCGATTGCTTGGCTGAGCCGACGAAATAATAAATGTCCACATAACTTCCATCATTGAACCGACAATCACTGAATTCCAATGCCCCCTGCACGGTTTGTGGAACCGAGATGATTTGGGCGGTACATTGTTGTTGACGGGCCGACTCTTGAATGAAGTCTGGGTGGTGTGAATCCTCGAAATGAGGCCATTTATCGAGCCGTGGGGCATTTCCAGAATGGGCCGCCTCTGCACTTTGCCGGGCCATGCGGCACAACGTGGCTTGAATTTGCCCTTCTGTCACGGCACCTTCCAGGTATTTATTCAGCGGCCACGTTTGCCTGAGTTCATCATCTTCCTTTTGAAGAAGATCACTCTCGACGGTACTTTCATCCATCCGCAATTTGGACCCAGGTTGAGTTTGAGACCACTCTGGATCAACAAATGGACTGCTCTGATACGTTGTACTTGGACTTGCCAGCGGAGGCAAAATCAGGATGAACAGACCCATCCAACAGGCCACGATCAAGAATCGAGGGGAAGGTAACCAGAAGGGGCGTTTCATCGTCTCCATATGTCCTCACTTTTGATGCCAGTTAAGGGTTGAAGTGTTTTTTGGTTTTCATCCCCGTTGGGATGGAGTCAGGTGAGCCGGCGGTCAGCGTCGCTTTGGACGCGCCACCACCGGATGCGGGTCATCTCCAATCCAAAATTCCCCGCCCAGCCAGCCGCCGCCTACGGCGGCTGGCTGGGCGGGAGTGAGGAGGCAACGTTTTCCCAGGGTTAAAACCCTGGGCTACGAGCCTTCCACCCCCTTCGCAGGTTAAAACCGAAACCTCGTTGTAGTATTAGCGCCTTACTGATTTGCCCTACCGAATTTTGCCTGGATTGCGGAAGCTTCCCACGCCGGTGCCGCTGTTGTTGGGTGTGCCGACCAGCGTCCAGGAGCTGGTCGGGATGAATCGTCCTTGAATCCGGTTGTTGAGGGTGTCACCGACGATCAAAAATGGTCCGCCCGCATAGGGGCCGGTCAGAAACTGGGTAACCGTGACGCCTTCGGGCCGGTTGACCTGACCCAACAGTGATCCAACCAGTGCCAGCGACGAGCCATTGTTTGGGTTGCTGTTGATCCATCGCACAATTCGCGAATTGCCCGTGTCGGCAACATAGAGCGTTCCATTTTGATCCAGGGCAATTCCCTGTGGGTTTTTAACCCGATTCAAGGCTGTGCCCAGGGTGGCAATCGCGATACCGGACGTTGAAGTCGTCGCGAGATTGGCGTTGTTGATGCGCAGGATACGGCTGGCCAGTTCGTCGGTGATAAACAACTGGAAGGTTGGGGAAATCGCTAATCCCCGTGGACTGCGAACCTGACCGCTGGCCAGACCATTGGCTGCAATGATGGTGGCCGGTCCCGGAATCCCACCATCAAACCGCGCCACCCGTCCATTTCCAGTATCGGCAACATAGAGATTTCCCTCCCGATCCAGTGCCAGTCCTTGTGGGGCTTTGACTTGATGAGGGCCAGTTCCCGATGTGGCAAAATCACCCCAGGTTATTCCTGCGTCGGTGGACCATTGAATGCGGTTGTTGCCGGTATCAGCGACATAAATGAACTGCTCGTCAAAACTGAAAGCGACGGCTTCGGGAGTTCGGAATTGTCCGTTTCCAGAGCCCGAAAGCCCGGTTCCAATCACCGACCAGGTGCTGCCATCAAATCGCTGGATGCGGTTGTTGAGCGTATCCGCCACCATCAACGTTGTTTGAGTTACCCGAATCGGTTGCCAGGTCGGACGGCGATCCGCCACTGGATTGAGGGTCCGATTCACCTGGTTTGAACCATCGGCATTCATAACAAAAATATCACCACGACCGCTCCCGTCGTCCCGTTCACTGGTAAAGGCAATCTGGGTGCCATCTGGCGACCAAACCGGCGTTTGATCAGAGGCCGGATGACTGGTCAGCCGGGTCGGATTTGAGCCATCTGTGTTTATGACATAAATCTCGCCATTGCCATCACGCCCGGTGCCGAAAACAATCTGAGTGCCATCTGGTGACCAGTTTGGCTGGTCATCCACCACGGAGTTTGTGGTCAGCCGAACAGCATTGGTGCCGTCAACATTCATAACAAAAATTTCAGCATGGATGGCCGACGTGCCTCCGAGATAGCGGGTAAAGGCAAACCGGGTCCCGTCCGGTGACCAGGCTTGCGTTCCTTCTGGTCCGCCGGTGAATGTCCCGACCTTCATCGGGTTTGAACCGTCGCTATTCATGACGTAAATGCTTGAAAAGGCGCCATCGCGGTCCGTGGTGAAGGCGATTTTGGTTCCATCCGGCGACCAGCAGGGCAAAAAATCATCTGCCGGATGGTTGGTCAGCCGGGTCTGGTTTGAGCCGTCCGCATCCATGACATAGATTTCTGAATTTCCATCCCGACGGCTGGTAAAGACAATTTGCGAACCGTCCGGCGACCAATCGGCACTGTCATCGTTGCCTGCACTACTGGTCAATCGGACAATCTCCGACCCATCAGCATTCATGCTGTAGATATCGCCCAGAAAGTCATCCCGCAAGCTGGTAAATACAATTCTTCCATTGGTGCCAGGAAAGGCAGCCTGGCAGGCTGGTGGCTCGATGAAAAAGAGCCACGCCCCAATGAGGGCGACCAGGGTGCACCCCAATCCAATCGTCTTTTTGAGCTGGAGGTATGTTTGAGAGAACAGCGTGAGGGAGCGGTGAGGGAGCTGCGGCATGGCGCCTCCTGTTCAACGTGTTTTGATGAATCAACTGAAACTAATACCAGTTTGTAGTCAGTAGTCAGTAGTCAGTAGTTCACTAAGTTCATTTGATTGAATGACTTGGCTGTTTTCTAATACGACCGCTTCATTCCAAAATGGTATAACTTGAGAGTTCTGATTTATTCGGATTCACAGACGCTTTCCCTCAGTGCAAACATTTGGCCAGATGGAAAATAAATTTGAAAAAGTGTGGATCCCATTCAATTCAAAGTACATAGACATTAAACTGAATCAGATCTGACTGACGATGTGTCGGGAACAGGGCGACACCTGAGGCGGGTATACCAGATTTTCGTCAGTAGCCAGTCGTCAGTAGTCCGCTAAGTTCATTTGATTGAACCATTTGAATATTTCCCGATACAATGAATTCAGTGCAAATAAGCATTACAAATCAGTTTTCTTGAATTCTCGGGAAGAGGCTGGTAAGTACCTTACCGAAAATTTCCAGACATTTTGAACCACGAAACACACGAAATACACGAAAAGAATCAAATACTTACCAAATCCAATATCTCAGGAAATTTATGACAAGGTACTTAGGAAAAACGTTCCCTCCAAACAAAAAAGCGTCGCCATACTGGCAACACCTTTAACGGGGTGAGGCTGAAGAAACCAGGGCTGGGGGCTGAGGGCTGAAGACTTCGGGTTCAAAGCAGAATTCCCGCTGTCTTCAGCCCCAAGCCCCAAGCCCTGGTTTTTTCAGCCCGCTGTCTTTAAAAGGTATAGCGCAACCCAAACTGCATCAGGCGCGGCGCTCCCGTGATAGAAGTTAAATTCCCAAACCTGGTGGATGGCTGGGTTGTCAGGTTATCTTCGCTGAGTTCCCACCCAATCACACTTGATAACCGTTGAGTGTTGGTGAGGTTAAACACTTCGCACCGAAATTGGAGTTTATGGGTTTCGCTCCAGGGCAGGGAAAAGAACTTATTAAACCCCATATCAAGCGTCACATACCCCGGTAGTCGCAAATAGTTACGGAAGCCGGTTTCGCCGGCCCGGGCATTGCGGAAACTTTGTGAGGCATACACCGGATCTGAAAACAGATTGGGTGGATTCGCGCCGCCCCGTGTCGGGGAAGACGCCACCGGGCGAACCGGAATTCCCATACTGCGGATGGTCCAGTTGGTTGCCCATCCGCTTGCGTCGCGTGGCGAGTCCATCGGATACCCGGTTTGCCACCGAAACAGACCTGTGATTTGCCATCCGCCAAGCAGGGCATCTACCCAGCCCGGCGCTGAATTGAGCCAGCGGCGGCCTCGGCCAGCCGGAAGATTCCAGATTCCATTGGCGTTGATGACGTGACGAAGATCAAATTCCGAAAAGGCACGGTTGTCACGTGGCCGGAACGGATTCAAGATAAACGGCTGATCATTGTACACGCTGTTGCGCTGTTGACCGGTACTGAGGTCCAGCCATTTGGAATAGGTGTAGTTAAAATCCCAAATCAGTTGATCGCGAAATCGTTGGCGGACCGTGAGCACCAGGCCGTGATAATCTGACGTTCCAATACTGCTCCAGGTCGCCAGCGAGCCATATTGACGGTTGTAAAAAATGGGATTGTCCAGAACCTGATCCATGGCCAGTTGGAGGTAGGTCCAGTCTCCGCCAGTGATGTAGTTGATACCCCCTTCCGACTGGCGCGCAAAGGCGTAGTACACGGCCTGAGTGGCTGAAAGACCGCGAAGTTTTGGATCCCCGAAGAAATCAGCAAACCGGGCTGCGAAGTTGCGCGGCAGCACGTTTTCGAACCACGGAATTGGGGTTGCCTTTCGCACTGGAACCCGCCCGTCACGGTAATCCGCCAGTTTCCCCGCCGCCGTGTACCAGTCCATTCCAGAGTGTGGATCCACCAGGTTGTTGAGGGCCATCACGTCCCGTGTCGCGAGCACATTGCGCCCGATCCGGCCAAGATACGCGGCTTCGACAAACAACCCGGCAGGAAGTTTCCGGCCATACGCAAAATTGACGCTGTAGGCATATGGCGTACGCACCGTGTGGTCAATCGAGGCTTCAATCCGCTGAACCAGGTCGGCGGCTTGCATTCTTGGAAATGTGATCCGGGTGGTTTGAGGCACGCCGGGAAAGCCACGCACAGTCTGGCCCAATCCCGTGAATCCCGGCGCTAAACGATTGGTAATATTGAACGTGTTGGGTGGAATGGCAAACGAGGACGTGAAGCCAAGGGCATTGTTGACATCAAATTGCGAGGCGATTTGAATGCCGTAATAATCATTCACCACGGCGAGGCCACCCCGCAACACACTGTCTCCTTCCTTTCCAAAGAGCCTTTCAAGCCACCCACCTTTTTTGAATTTCGGTGTCCAGGCCAGGGCAACTCGGGGTTGGAAATTATTTTTGTCGAATTCATAACTTCCAGGTTTGCCATTGGCCGGGCCGGCTAAATCAACCGTAATGAGTTCCGCTGATGGAATTCCAAGGGCGGCACTTGCTGCGCGCCGCTCAAAAAAATCACCCAGTGGAACGGTGGTGGCGGCCTGAAATCCGTTGCGCTCATAGACGGGGCGGCTTAATCCATACCGCAGTCCATACGTTATTGTCAAATTTGGAGTTAACCTCCAGTTATCTTGAACGTAGAGGTCATATTCCTGCGTTGCCAGATTTCTTACCACCGGAGTTCCCTGGGGCAATGGCCGACCATCCCGACCATAAATAAAATTCACCCGATAGGTGTTGAGACGACCAATCAGGGCGGCCACCGCTGCCTGGAGCGAAGAGATGGAACTTCCACTGATGGTATACCCGGCTTCGACCAGCGGGCGCAGCAAGACCGCCCCACCTCCCTCATATGCCCCTGGGCTCGTTGCCGCCAGGTCATAGGAAAACAACTCCCGCTGGTTGCGAACCGAAATGAGCCTGACGTTTCCACCAAACTGAACCGTATGCCGGTCTTTGGTCCAGGTGAAATCATCGGTCAGGTTATAAACCCTGGTTACCCGATGGACGACCCGCGTGTAGTGAAAAGGTCGAAACACACCGACAAATTCGATGTGGTTTTGATTGGAATCACTGGGTAAAGAGAGCGCCTCGCGAGTCAACCCAAAGCGAAAATTGTTGACCTGGGTGCCGGAGATAGCCCAGGTATGGCCCGCTGCGATTCCAGAAGGATGGTTCCAGGATCTGGCGGCTGTCTTGTCAGGCAGTGCTGGTGCCTGTTGCGTAAAATCAGTCTGGTAGATATAGCGTCCAAAGATCAGGTGTTTGCCCTGCTGGTCGGCGGTCCAGTCAAGTCGAAGTGTGTGCGTATTTTGGTGGATTGGGGATGGGACGTTAAACCGGATTCCTCCCGTGTTGAGCCCATCGCCGGCAAATTCCAGATCATTGGCCGGATACCGGCGGGCGGCATCCGCCAGCAACGCGATGGCCTGGGGGTTAATTCCCGCCTGGTGATAAATCCGGCTGACTTCGCGTGCGGTGAGCGTAATGAGCGAGCCGGTTGCGTCAAGAAACTTTAATTCTCCGCGCCCAAGGCTCGGCAGTGGAACCACCTGGGTGCCTCCATTGGTTGAGGCTTCCCGATAGCCTTCATAGTTAAAGAAAAAGAACAGCCGATTGGGACGTATCGGACCGCCGATTGCCCCTCCAAACACATTGCGGATTGAAACTGGAATTTTGTTCCCGGCTCGATTTGAAAAGAAATCGTTGGCCGAGGTGACCGAGTTGCGATGGAAATGATAGAGCGAGCCGTGAAATTCATTGCTTCCGCTTTTCGTGACAAGCGATACCTGGGCGCCGGACGAACGTCCCTGATGGGCATTCGGATTGGTGACTGTTACCCGGAATTCAGCGACGACATCCGCTGGGAGGCGTAAAGTTGGCGTGAACGAAATCCCGTTGACCTGGTCGTTGATGTCAACCCCGTCCAGCGTGTAGTTTGCCTGATCGTTTCGGCTGCCAGCGGCGGAGCCATCGAGGGTAACTGCCGGCTGCAAACTGAGCAACCCCGCCACATCTCGCAGATTGAGCGGAAGCTGAGTGATTTGCCGGGTGACGAAGGTGTTTCCCACCGTGGCGTCCTGGGTGTTGAGTCGAACCTCCGACTGGTTAACCTGGACCGGGACGATGATCCTGGTTTCACCTACCTCCATTTGGAACAAAACCGTGGTTGATTGGTCAACCGGCGCCCGTACGGCTGCGATTTCATAAGTTTTAAACCCTTGAGCCTCGGCTCTCATTCGATAAGTGCCGGGTTGAAGGCTCGTGACCAGGTACTGACCGGTGGTGCTCGTAACCAGGGTGCGAACAGTACTGGTTTGGAGATTGGTAACAGTTATTTTGGCTCCGGCAATGGTCTTTCCAGTTGAGTCCAAAACCTGTCCCAAAACGGTTGAGGTCCCGGTTTGGGCCATGAACGAACATGTGGTGAGCCAGCCCAAAACAAACAAGGTGCTGATATTGAAACAACAGCAACACAATAGACGGCCTGAGTTTTTCATCGACACTGCCTCCTTTTTCATTGAAAGGTGTGGAGCACGGCGAAGTTGAATCTGCGGCAAACCCAATACCAAAGATTGAGGGAAAATCGAGATGAATCGTTATTTTTAAACTGAGCCAGGTCCAACGGAAGTGGGGAAAACGATTGACAAAACACAACAAAAACCACGCCCGGCCACCTGGGTCAGTTGTGGTTTGGCTAAGGTAAATCGTTGAACAGATGAGGTTTTGAAGGGGCAAGAACGGGTGACTTTCCTTGATGTCATTAGACCACTTTTTTGCCATCGGTCAATAAAAAAATGGATTTGTCAGTACCACCCGCGTCAGCGGGCGGGCCTCCTTGATTCCGAAAACCCACCCACTGACGCGGGTGGTACTGACCAAAACCCACCCACTGACGCGGGTAGTACTGACCAAAAGGTTATATTATTTTCACAGGGTTCGATTTGATCAGTCTCTCTGATAAGATGCCTGCGCAGACATACAACCGTTTCTGAACCACCATCTTTCAAAAATTCATTCAACCCATGTGAGCAACACACTGCACCAGTTTCAATTCTTGGATTGTTTGTCAACGGGTGACCTGGGAAATGTGTACCTGGCGTGTGACACCCGGCTGGATCGCAACGTCGTCGTCAAATTTCTCCCCCTGGACGGCAACAATCTGTTGGAAACCCGCCGATTGATTGCCACTGAAGCCCGGCTGGCTGCCGCGCTCGCTCATCCAAACATTGCGACGATTTATGAATTTGGCGAGGCCGAAGACCGGATCTACTTTGTCATGGAATATGTGGAGGGGCGCTCTTTACGACAAAAGATTGCCGAGGGTGGGTTCCCCTTGAGTTCTGTGCTGGAGCTGGTGCTTCAAATCGCGGAAGCTCTGGAAGCTGCTCATGCCCGAAATATTGTTCATTGTGATCTCAAACCGTCCAACATCATGGTCACGACCCTGGGACGGGTAAAACTGTTGGATTTCGGATTGGCCCGGCTGACAACCCGGCCCGATGATGACCGGAACCCGATTTCAGACGATGTCACCGGGTTGGTTTCGGGTACCCTCAAGTATCTTTCACCCGAACAGGCCCAGGGGAAACCTCTGGATGGACGAACCGACCTGTTTTCGTTGGGAATTATTCTCTTTGAACTGCTGACCGGGCAGCATCCGTTCCCCGGAGAGAATGAATTTGAAGTTGTTCAGGCAATTTGTACCAGTTCACCGCCGCTTCTGAGCCGGTACCGGGACGATATTCCATTGGAACTGGAACGGGTATGCCGCAAACTCCTGGAGAAAGACTCTCTCCATCGGTACCAAGCCTCTGAACTGGTGCCAATCCTGCGCAAGCTCAAAGCTTCCGTTCAGTCCAGCCTTCCCCAGATTGACCCGCAACCAGCCGCTTCATTGCCCCAACCCGGTCCCCTGGCCCGTGAGTCTTCTTCGTGGAGGGCCCATATTTCTGGTTTTTTGGGACAGCCATTCTTTGGAAAAGCGGCTCGCGCTGAGGTCCCTTCCACCAGCCAGGGTTCATCGGGGATTGCTTTTCGAGGGTTGCTCCCCTTTCAAGAAACCGATCAGGATTCCTTTTATGGACGCGAGACCGACATTCAGGCGCTTTTCCTGCGAATACAGAATCCCGAGTTCCGATTTGGAATTCTGTTTGGTGAATCAGGGTGTGGCAAAACCTCGCTGCTGAGAGCCGGATTGGTTCCAAAACTCTGGCGCGAAGGATGGTTCCCACTGGTATGCCGGTCATATCAGGATCCGCTGGTGGTACTCAGTGAAGAATGTCGGAAACAAACCCAGGTTCCCCGGTTGCCGCTGGAATCTCCGCTGGACTACCTCACTCGCGCCGGCCAGG
This genomic stretch from Acidobacteriota bacterium harbors:
- a CDS encoding pre-peptidase C-terminal domain-containing protein yields the protein METMKRPFWLPSPRFLIVACWMGLFILILPPLASPSTTYQSSPFVDPEWSQTQPGSKLRMDESTVESDLLQKEDDELRQTWPLNKYLEGAVTEGQIQATLCRMARQSAEAAHSGNAPRLDKWPHFEDSHHPDFIQESARQQQCTAQIISVPQTVQGALEFSDCRFNDGSYVDIYYFVGSAKQSVDIQLSSSIFDTYLILATDSGTVLATNDDSFGSNSRITRRLSATRGYFIFANSYAANRTGSYTLTLAGDQPVSPSQCGQSSTPITFSETKTGLLDSSDCRLSDGSYADLFSFDGEGGQLVTIELNSTVFDPLLILTTSTGLPVTCDDDSGDGTNARATFLLPQTGGYVLFANSFASGRTGPYSVRLTSCSGQQVRIPQNVTGALSAGDCALNDGSYVDVYTFQGRAGQRVDLQLNATAFDPFLFLAREGQLIASNNDIGGGNRNSRITMTLTAGGKYQILANSTTSGRTGEYQLAALGDPGQSFTLGVSPASQSGFPGHSVQFSVMVEATGSSSQPVTLEGVVTPSGTNISTQFSPASLSPGTSSTLTVNLPSDTPVGSYLISIIGTAAGESIQIPATIQVADFSITAGPPSQTVEVGMTTRFNLSVQGFGPFSEPVTVSTSVNPPVSQLSVTLSASVLRPGETAMVTVSPQTGTQAGTYTLTVLGSVNQVQRMATVTVTVLGPDFEIQADPATVTVSRNQSAEVRLAINRIRGFSGAVTITPPDVRSLKCKLSPASVNTAGNSATFQLKAKSKAPIGTQSLVFTGRDDSGRIRTGTLTLVIQ
- a CDS encoding PD40 domain-containing protein, encoding MPQLPHRSLTLFSQTYLQLKKTIGLGCTLVALIGAWLFFIEPPACQAAFPGTNGRIVFTSLRDDFLGDIYSMNADGSEIVRLTSSAGNDDSADWSPDGSQIVFTSRRDGNSEIYVMDADGSNQTRLTNHPADDFLPCWSPDGTKIAFTTDRDGAFSSIYVMNSDGSNPMKVGTFTGGPEGTQAWSPDGTRFAFTRYLGGTSAIHAEIFVMNVDGTNAVRLTTNSVVDDQPNWSPDGTQIVFGTGRDGNGEIYVINTDGSNPTRLTSHPASDQTPVWSPDGTQIAFTSERDDGSGRGDIFVMNADGSNQVNRTLNPVADRRPTWQPIRVTQTTLMVADTLNNRIQRFDGSTWSVIGTGLSGSGNGQFRTPEAVAFSFDEQFIYVADTGNNRIQWSTDAGITWGDFATSGTGPHQVKAPQGLALDREGNLYVADTGNGRVARFDGGIPGPATIIAANGLASGQVRSPRGLAISPTFQLFITDELASRILRINNANLATTSTSGIAIATLGTALNRVKNPQGIALDQNGTLYVADTGNSRIVRWINSNPNNGSSLALVGSLLGQVNRPEGVTVTQFLTGPYAGGPFLIVGDTLNNRIQGRFIPTSSWTLVGTPNNSGTGVGSFRNPGKIR
- a CDS encoding carboxypeptidase regulatory-like domain-containing protein, translating into MKNSGRLLCCCCFNISTLFVLGWLTTCSFMAQTGTSTVLGQVLDSTGKTIAGAKITVTNLQTSTVRTLVTSTTGQYLVTSLQPGTYRMRAEAQGFKTYEIAAVRAPVDQSTTVLFQMEVGETRIIVPVQVNQSEVRLNTQDATVGNTFVTRQITQLPLNLRDVAGLLSLQPAVTLDGSAAGSRNDQANYTLDGVDINDQVNGISFTPTLRLPADVVAEFRVTVTNPNAHQGRSSGAQVSLVTKSGSNEFHGSLYHFHRNSVTSANDFFSNRAGNKIPVSIRNVFGGAIGGPIRPNRLFFFFNYEGYREASTNGGTQVVPLPSLGRGELKFLDATGSLITLTAREVSRIYHQAGINPQAIALLADAARRYPANDLEFAGDGLNTGGIRFNVPSPIHQNTHTLRLDWTADQQGKHLIFGRYIYQTDFTQQAPALPDKTAARSWNHPSGIAAGHTWAISGTQVNNFRFGLTREALSLPSDSNQNHIEFVGVFRPFHYTRVVHRVTRVYNLTDDFTWTKDRHTVQFGGNVRLISVRNQRELFSYDLAATSPGAYEGGGAVLLRPLVEAGYTISGSSISSLQAAVAALIGRLNTYRVNFIYGRDGRPLPQGTPVVRNLATQEYDLYVQDNWRLTPNLTITYGLRYGLSRPVYERNGFQAATTVPLGDFFERRAASAALGIPSAELITVDLAGPANGKPGSYEFDKNNFQPRVALAWTPKFKKGGWLERLFGKEGDSVLRGGLAVVNDYYGIQIASQFDVNNALGFTSSFAIPPNTFNITNRLAPGFTGLGQTVRGFPGVPQTTRITFPRMQAADLVQRIEASIDHTVRTPYAYSVNFAYGRKLPAGLFVEAAYLGRIGRNVLATRDVMALNNLVDPHSGMDWYTAAGKLADYRDGRVPVRKATPIPWFENVLPRNFAARFADFFGDPKLRGLSATQAVYYAFARQSEGGINYITGGDWTYLQLAMDQVLDNPIFYNRQYGSLATWSSIGTSDYHGLVLTVRQRFRDQLIWDFNYTYSKWLDLSTGQQRNSVYNDQPFILNPFRPRDNRAFSEFDLRHVINANGIWNLPAGRGRRWLNSAPGWVDALLGGWQITGLFRWQTGYPMDSPRDASGWATNWTIRSMGIPVRPVASSPTRGGANPPNLFSDPVYASQSFRNARAGETGFRNYLRLPGYVTLDMGFNKFFSLPWSETHKLQFRCEVFNLTNTQRLSSVIGWELSEDNLTTQPSTRFGNLTSITGAPRLMQFGLRYTF